One genomic window of Eggerthella timonensis includes the following:
- a CDS encoding glycosyltransferase family 2 protein, which produces MKTISFAVPCYNSAAYMDNCIESILKCGDDIEILIVDDGSTKDDTAAKADAWQERHPDLIRAIHKENGGHGSAVNTGLAHATGRYFKVVDSDDWLDEHAMVEIMAYVRRQAELPHPTDLVIGNYVYEKVHEGARTIMHYRNVFPEGREFGWDEVGHFGQSQYLLMHSVIYRTDLLRDMGLKLPEHCFYVDNIFVYVPLPYVKTIYYRDVDMYRYFIGREDQSVNESVMMGRIDQQLRVTREMIDAVKLPDDVSEKRLERYMENYLSMMMCICSIFLRMIGTDEAEDKREGIWDYLKEHNPDAYRPIRRSTLNMGTNLPTPLGRKIGITGYRVAQKIFKFN; this is translated from the coding sequence ATGAAGACCATCTCCTTCGCCGTGCCGTGCTACAACTCGGCGGCGTACATGGACAACTGCATCGAGTCCATTCTCAAGTGCGGCGACGACATCGAGATCCTCATCGTCGACGACGGGTCCACGAAGGACGACACGGCCGCCAAGGCCGACGCCTGGCAGGAGCGCCACCCCGACCTCATCCGCGCCATCCACAAGGAGAACGGCGGCCACGGCTCGGCGGTGAACACGGGGCTCGCGCACGCGACGGGCCGCTACTTCAAGGTAGTGGACTCCGACGACTGGCTCGACGAGCACGCCATGGTCGAGATCATGGCGTATGTGCGTCGCCAGGCCGAGCTGCCGCACCCCACCGACCTCGTCATCGGCAACTACGTCTACGAGAAGGTGCACGAGGGCGCGCGCACGATCATGCACTACCGCAACGTGTTCCCCGAAGGCCGCGAGTTCGGCTGGGACGAGGTGGGGCACTTCGGTCAGAGCCAGTACCTGCTCATGCACTCGGTTATCTACCGCACCGATTTGCTGCGCGACATGGGCCTCAAACTGCCGGAGCACTGCTTCTACGTGGACAACATCTTCGTGTACGTGCCCTTGCCCTACGTGAAGACCATCTACTACCGCGACGTGGACATGTACCGCTACTTCATCGGCCGCGAGGATCAGAGCGTGAACGAGAGCGTAATGATGGGCCGCATCGACCAGCAGCTGCGCGTGACGCGCGAGATGATCGACGCGGTGAAGCTGCCCGACGACGTGTCCGAGAAGCGCCTCGAGCGCTACATGGAGAACTACCTGTCCATGATGATGTGCATCTGCTCCATCTTCCTGCGCATGATCGGCACCGACGAGGCCGAGGACAAGCGCGAGGGGATCTGGGACTACCTCAAGGAGCACAACCCGGACGCCTACCGCCCCATCCGCCGCAGCACGCTCAACATGGGCACGAACCTGCCCACGCCGCTCGGCCGCAAGATAGGCATCACCGGCTACCGCGTAGCCCAGAAGATCTTCAAGTTCAACTAG
- the glf gene encoding UDP-galactopyranose mutase, which yields MGVRFCDFRDIDRGDFDAVVVGSGFAGSVMARELAERGGKRVLVIEKKPHIGGNMYDEADEAGILVHRYGPHIFHTNDERAFDYVRRFTEWRDYQHEVLADWYGTYMPVPFNKNSMEIAFGEERAAELIEKLIATFGDERKVTITELRSLDDPDLTEVADFIYKNVFLYYTQKQWGLTPEEVDPSVTARVPVFLSRDNRYFQDAFQGMPRDGYTPLFERMLDHENIMVCLNTEAENVFELEFESDDENAPLSAILIKGAPFEGPIIYTGPLDELFLSRFGRLPYRSLDFVYETHDAEHVLPCGTVNFTVTEDYTRITEFKYLTGQVSDKTTIMKEYSHSYDDPKKQIPYYAIINDENAAHYERYRALTTSLPNFHPLGRLAEYRYYNMDVIIGRALALADELVG from the coding sequence ATGGGTGTGCGGTTCTGCGATTTTCGCGACATTGATCGAGGCGATTTCGATGCCGTGGTGGTGGGCAGCGGGTTCGCCGGCAGCGTGATGGCGCGCGAGCTGGCGGAGCGCGGCGGCAAGCGCGTGCTCGTCATCGAGAAGAAGCCCCACATCGGCGGCAACATGTACGACGAGGCCGACGAGGCGGGCATCCTCGTGCACCGCTACGGGCCGCATATCTTCCACACGAACGACGAGCGCGCCTTCGACTACGTGCGCCGCTTCACCGAGTGGCGCGACTACCAGCACGAGGTGCTGGCCGATTGGTACGGCACGTACATGCCGGTGCCGTTCAACAAGAACTCCATGGAGATCGCGTTCGGCGAGGAGCGTGCCGCCGAGCTCATCGAGAAGCTCATCGCCACGTTCGGCGACGAGCGCAAGGTGACCATCACCGAGCTGCGGAGCCTCGACGACCCCGACCTCACCGAGGTGGCGGACTTCATCTACAAGAACGTGTTCCTCTACTACACGCAGAAGCAGTGGGGCCTCACGCCCGAGGAGGTGGATCCGTCGGTGACGGCGCGCGTGCCCGTGTTCCTGTCGCGCGACAACCGCTACTTCCAGGACGCCTTCCAGGGCATGCCGCGCGACGGCTACACGCCGCTGTTCGAGCGCATGCTCGATCACGAGAACATCATGGTGTGCCTGAACACCGAGGCCGAGAACGTGTTCGAGCTGGAGTTCGAGAGCGACGACGAGAACGCCCCGCTGTCCGCGATCCTCATCAAGGGCGCGCCGTTCGAGGGCCCCATCATCTACACGGGCCCGCTCGACGAGCTGTTCCTGTCGCGTTTCGGCCGCCTGCCGTACCGCAGCCTCGACTTCGTGTACGAGACGCACGACGCCGAGCACGTGCTGCCCTGCGGCACGGTGAACTTCACGGTGACCGAGGACTACACGCGCATCACCGAGTTCAAGTACCTCACGGGGCAGGTGAGCGACAAGACCACCATCATGAAGGAGTACAGCCACTCCTACGATGATCCGAAGAAGCAGATCCCGTACTACGCCATCATCAACGACGAGAACGCCGCGCACTACGAACGCTACCGGGCGCTCACCACGTCGCTGCCGAACTTCCATCCGCTGGGGCGCTTGGCGGAGTACCGCTACTACAACATGGACGTCATCATCGGCCGCGCGCTCGCGCTCGCCGACGAGCTGGTGGGGTAG
- the pta gene encoding phosphate acetyltransferase produces the protein MSSFLETMLARAKADRQTIVLPEGDDERTLAAAERILADDVADLVILGDADAIAASPYALEGARIVDPRTSELREGFAEQLYELRRAKGMTPEQAMDLMDNVLYFGVMMVKTGGADGMVAGACHATGDVLRPCLQILKTAPGVKLVSSFFIMVVPDCDLGEQGTFLFSDCGLEVQPDAEKLAHIAVNSAKSWKTLIGTEPAVALLSHSSYGSAKNGDSAKVVEAVSIAKELAPELALDGELQLDAAIVGSVGASKAPDSPVAGHANVLIFPDLDAGNIGYKLVQRLAKAEAYGPVTQGIAAPVNDLSRGCTADDIVGVIAITCVQAQAKKAE, from the coding sequence ATGAGTTCATTCCTGGAAACGATGCTCGCCCGCGCCAAAGCGGATCGGCAGACGATCGTGCTGCCCGAAGGCGACGACGAACGCACGCTTGCAGCTGCCGAGCGCATCCTGGCCGACGACGTCGCCGACCTCGTCATCCTGGGCGACGCCGACGCCATCGCTGCCAGCCCCTACGCGCTCGAGGGCGCGCGCATCGTCGACCCGCGCACGTCCGAGCTGCGCGAAGGGTTCGCCGAACAGCTCTACGAGCTGCGACGCGCCAAGGGGATGACGCCCGAGCAGGCGATGGACCTCATGGACAACGTGCTGTACTTCGGCGTGATGATGGTGAAGACCGGCGGCGCCGACGGCATGGTGGCCGGCGCGTGCCATGCTACCGGCGACGTGCTGCGCCCCTGCCTGCAGATCCTCAAGACGGCGCCGGGCGTGAAGCTGGTCAGCTCCTTCTTCATCATGGTGGTGCCCGATTGCGACCTGGGCGAGCAGGGCACGTTCCTGTTCTCGGACTGCGGCCTGGAAGTGCAGCCCGATGCCGAGAAGCTCGCGCACATCGCCGTGAACTCGGCGAAGTCCTGGAAGACGCTCATCGGCACCGAGCCCGCCGTGGCGCTGCTGTCGCACTCCTCCTACGGCTCGGCCAAGAACGGCGATTCCGCCAAGGTGGTGGAGGCCGTGTCCATCGCGAAGGAACTGGCGCCCGAGCTCGCGCTCGACGGCGAGCTGCAGCTCGACGCGGCCATCGTGGGCTCCGTCGGCGCTTCGAAGGCGCCCGACTCCCCCGTCGCCGGACACGCCAACGTGCTGATCTTCCCCGACCTCGACGCCGGCAACATCGGCTACAAGCTGGTGCAGCGCCTGGCGAAGGCCGAGGCGTACGGCCCGGTGACCCAGGGCATCGCCGCGCCGGTGAACGACCTTTCCCGCGGCTGCACCGCCGACGACATCGTCGGCGTCATCGCCATCACCTGCGTGCAGGCGCAGGCGAAGAAGGCGGAGTAA
- a CDS encoding acetate/propionate family kinase, with protein MNVLVINAGSSSLKYQLVNVEQQELLAKGICERVGSAEAFHKHGLDKNEEVIDAKMADHDDAMALVLESLTSGPAKAIDSLDEIDAVGHRIVQGGKYFDRSVLIDADVIEKIDELAELAPLHNKAALMGINACLKHMPDTPMVAVFDTSFFQTLPPKAYMYPLPYELYEKYAIRKYGAHGTSHRYISERAAAVLDEPLEDLKLITCHLGNGCSMSAIDHGVAVDTSMGLTPLDGLMMGTRCGAVDPAIVPFVMEHEGLSAAEMNDLMNKKSGLLGISGISNDLRSVRDASEQGHERAMLAYDMYSNSVKKYIGQYMAVMGGVDAIVLTAGVGENCEKMRRMIFTGLQPLGMILDEEKNRQRGFEREISTESSPVKIIIIPTNEEYMIARDTYEILHEKVDVPLV; from the coding sequence TTGAACGTACTAGTCATCAATGCGGGATCATCTTCCTTGAAGTACCAGCTGGTCAACGTCGAGCAGCAGGAGCTGCTCGCGAAGGGCATCTGCGAGCGCGTGGGCTCGGCCGAGGCGTTCCACAAGCACGGCCTCGATAAGAACGAGGAGGTCATCGACGCCAAGATGGCCGACCACGACGACGCGATGGCGCTCGTGCTCGAATCGCTGACGAGCGGCCCGGCGAAGGCCATCGACTCGCTCGACGAGATCGACGCGGTGGGCCATCGCATCGTGCAGGGCGGCAAGTACTTCGATCGTTCGGTGCTCATCGACGCGGACGTCATCGAGAAGATCGACGAGCTGGCCGAGCTCGCGCCCCTGCACAACAAGGCGGCGCTCATGGGCATCAACGCGTGCCTCAAGCACATGCCCGACACGCCCATGGTGGCCGTGTTCGACACGTCGTTCTTCCAGACGCTGCCTCCGAAGGCCTACATGTACCCCTTGCCCTACGAGCTGTACGAGAAGTACGCCATCCGCAAGTACGGCGCTCATGGCACGTCGCATCGCTACATATCCGAGCGCGCCGCCGCCGTGCTCGACGAGCCCCTCGAGGACCTCAAGCTCATCACCTGCCACCTCGGCAACGGCTGCTCCATGTCGGCCATCGACCATGGCGTGGCGGTGGACACCTCCATGGGCCTCACGCCGCTCGACGGCCTCATGATGGGCACGCGCTGCGGCGCCGTCGACCCGGCCATCGTGCCGTTCGTCATGGAGCACGAGGGCCTCAGCGCCGCCGAGATGAACGACCTCATGAACAAGAAGTCGGGTCTCTTGGGCATCTCGGGCATCTCGAACGACCTGCGCAGCGTGCGCGACGCCTCCGAGCAGGGCCACGAGCGCGCCATGCTGGCCTACGACATGTACTCGAACTCGGTGAAGAAGTACATCGGACAGTACATGGCCGTGATGGGCGGCGTGGACGCCATCGTGCTCACGGCCGGCGTCGGCGAGAACTGTGAGAAGATGCGCCGCATGATCTTCACGGGACTGCAGCCCCTCGGCATGATCCTCGACGAGGAGAAGAACCGCCAGCGCGGCTTCGAGCGCGAGATCTCCACCGAAAGCTCGCCGGTCAAGATCATCATCATCCCCACGAACGAGGAGTACATGATCGCCCGCGACACCTACGAGATCCTCCACGAGAAAGTGGACGTCCCGCTGGTGTAA
- a CDS encoding histidine triad nucleotide-binding protein produces the protein MRKEDCLFCKIVAGEIPSAKVYEDDRVLAFEDVNPQMPVHTLIVPKNHYDNIGDAIPDEEMGYLFNTVKKVAEIKGIAESGYRVIVNTNDDAQQSVHHIHVHVLGGAPMNSGDPSKK, from the coding sequence ATGCGCAAGGAAGACTGCCTGTTCTGCAAGATCGTGGCGGGGGAGATCCCTTCGGCGAAGGTGTACGAGGACGACCGCGTGCTCGCGTTCGAGGACGTGAACCCGCAGATGCCCGTGCACACCCTCATCGTGCCGAAGAACCACTACGACAACATCGGCGACGCCATCCCCGACGAGGAGATGGGCTACCTGTTCAACACCGTGAAGAAGGTCGCCGAGATCAAAGGCATCGCCGAGAGCGGATACCGCGTGATCGTGAACACGAACGACGACGCGCAGCAGTCCGTGCACCATATCCACGTGCACGTGCTGGGCGGGGCCCCTATGAACTCGGGCGATCCATCGAAGAAGTGA
- the xseB gene encoding exodeoxyribonuclease VII small subunit encodes MDTTECKPIEELTFREAMAELDGIVRVLESNSLELEDSLMSYERGVSLLRALQGRLNEAQQKVEVLMGELEGEVDDATRDATLS; translated from the coding sequence ATGGATACGACCGAGTGCAAGCCGATCGAGGAGCTGACGTTCCGCGAGGCCATGGCGGAGCTGGACGGCATCGTGCGCGTGCTGGAAAGCAACTCGCTCGAGCTGGAAGACAGCCTGATGAGCTACGAGCGGGGGGTATCGCTCCTGCGCGCGCTGCAAGGCCGGTTGAACGAGGCCCAGCAGAAGGTGGAAGTGCTGATGGGCGAGCTCGAGGGCGAGGTCGACGACGCGACGCGCGACGCGACGCTGTCTTAG
- the xseA gene encoding exodeoxyribonuclease VII large subunit codes for MGDRDKEPALSVSAAMALAKGALEGVVVRLVGEVSEVSSKRGYKAVYFTVKDEDAALSCMMWMGRYKACGVDLAVGQLVELSGRFTLYAAKGRMNFDVFSLALAGEGTLRAQVAALARKLEAEGLMDPARKLPIPQFPLTIGIVTSPRGDAVHDMLRTLRNRFPVARVLVAGVRVEGARAAADIVEGMRCMYRAGVEVMLVGRGGGSYEDMMPFNDEALARAIAACPIPVVTGIGHEPDTFIADMVADRRASTPTYAAMAVTPTRESLEELFGAHARSLTMSASRAVERTAAEVRRCAERPVFQDENLLFASWMQGLDLASERLFRAIPANLERDRTTLDRQRERLARLLPEGVARERAALERCRERFLPSLPANLERDRVRAGHARERMQALGSGIVPRFGQQAALAAARLEDLSPLSVIGRGYAIARTQDGSVAKSVDAAPPGSALEVTVSDGVLACRVESARHEEIELIRWEDEG; via the coding sequence ATGGGGGATCGCGATAAGGAGCCGGCGCTTTCCGTATCGGCCGCTATGGCGCTGGCGAAGGGAGCGCTCGAAGGCGTCGTCGTGCGCCTCGTGGGCGAAGTCTCCGAGGTGAGCAGCAAGCGCGGCTACAAGGCCGTCTACTTCACCGTGAAGGACGAGGACGCCGCTTTGTCCTGCATGATGTGGATGGGTCGCTACAAGGCCTGCGGGGTCGATCTTGCCGTCGGCCAGCTGGTGGAGCTTTCCGGCAGGTTCACGCTGTACGCGGCGAAGGGGCGCATGAACTTCGACGTGTTCTCGCTCGCTCTCGCGGGGGAGGGCACGTTGCGCGCGCAGGTGGCGGCGTTGGCTCGCAAGCTGGAGGCTGAGGGTCTCATGGACCCGGCGCGCAAGCTCCCCATCCCGCAGTTCCCGCTGACCATCGGCATCGTCACCTCGCCGCGCGGCGACGCCGTGCACGACATGCTGCGCACGTTGCGCAACCGGTTCCCGGTGGCTCGCGTGCTGGTGGCGGGCGTGCGGGTGGAAGGCGCGCGCGCCGCCGCCGACATCGTCGAGGGCATGCGCTGCATGTACCGCGCCGGCGTGGAGGTCATGCTGGTCGGGCGCGGCGGGGGCTCGTACGAGGACATGATGCCCTTCAACGACGAGGCGCTGGCGCGCGCCATCGCGGCGTGCCCTATCCCCGTGGTCACCGGCATCGGGCACGAGCCCGACACGTTCATCGCCGACATGGTGGCCGACCGCCGCGCCTCGACGCCCACCTACGCGGCCATGGCCGTCACGCCTACGCGCGAGAGCTTGGAGGAGCTGTTCGGCGCGCATGCGCGCTCGCTTACCATGAGCGCGTCGCGCGCGGTGGAGCGCACTGCCGCCGAGGTGCGCCGATGCGCCGAACGGCCCGTGTTCCAAGATGAGAACCTCCTGTTCGCCTCCTGGATGCAAGGCTTGGACCTGGCCTCGGAGCGCCTGTTCCGCGCCATCCCCGCCAATCTCGAGCGCGACCGCACGACGCTTGATCGACAGCGCGAGCGCTTGGCGCGCCTGCTGCCCGAGGGCGTCGCGCGCGAGCGTGCGGCCCTCGAGCGGTGCCGCGAGCGCTTCCTGCCGTCGCTGCCCGCCAATCTGGAACGCGATCGCGTGCGGGCGGGCCACGCCCGCGAGAGGATGCAGGCCTTGGGTTCCGGGATCGTGCCGCGGTTCGGGCAGCAGGCGGCCTTGGCGGCTGCGCGCTTGGAGGATCTCTCGCCGCTGTCCGTCATCGGGCGCGGCTACGCGATCGCCCGCACGCAAGACGGGTCCGTGGCGAAAAGCGTCGATGCCGCGCCGCCGGGCTCGGCGTTGGAGGTGACCGTCTCCGACGGCGTGCTGGCGTGCCGCGTCGAGTCGGCGCGGCATGAGGAGATAGAGCTGATACGTTGGGAGGATGAAGGGTGA
- a CDS encoding zinc metallopeptidase, producing the protein MFGLSNGYLLLIVVTLAIGGLATWYVNSQLKKYTHVPISTGLTGAEAARRMLMYYGIGDVEVHRGGPGQDFFDPRTNSVTLSPDAFSGRSITATATACHEVGHACQYAQGYAPMKIRGALVPVVNLASNAWIFLLMLGIFMQITQLTTLAIVMYAAVVIFQLVTLPVEFNASQRAMAYMNTTGLPQAEQTGSFNVLRACALTYVAAALTSILQLLWLLGQRRD; encoded by the coding sequence ATGTTCGGATTGAGCAACGGATACCTGCTGCTGATCGTGGTCACGCTCGCCATCGGCGGCTTGGCAACCTGGTATGTGAACTCCCAGCTGAAGAAGTACACGCACGTGCCCATCTCCACGGGCCTCACCGGCGCCGAGGCCGCGCGCCGCATGCTCATGTACTACGGCATCGGCGACGTGGAGGTGCACCGCGGCGGACCCGGCCAGGACTTCTTCGACCCGCGCACGAACTCGGTCACGCTGTCGCCCGACGCGTTCAGCGGCCGATCCATCACGGCGACGGCCACCGCGTGCCACGAGGTGGGCCACGCCTGCCAGTACGCGCAGGGATACGCGCCCATGAAGATCCGCGGGGCGCTCGTGCCCGTGGTGAACCTCGCGTCGAACGCGTGGATCTTCCTGCTCATGCTCGGTATCTTCATGCAGATCACCCAGCTGACGACGCTCGCCATCGTCATGTACGCGGCCGTCGTCATCTTCCAGCTGGTCACGCTGCCGGTCGAGTTCAACGCCTCGCAGCGCGCGATGGCCTACATGAACACGACGGGCTTGCCGCAGGCCGAGCAGACCGGCTCGTTCAACGTGCTGCGCGCCTGCGCGCTCACGTACGTGGCCGCGGCCCTCACCTCCATCCTGCAGCTCTTGTGGCTGCTCGGTCAGCGCCGGGACTAG
- the rnd gene encoding ribonuclease D, producing MYIANQENLVAFVERAMHSSVLAIDTEFLREKTYYAKLCLIQLATDDETAIVDPFAVDDLRVLAPVLRNESVMKLFHAGNQDLEILLREVGVLPHPLFDTQVAAALLGHTQQIGYAALVHAECGVTLKKIDSFTDWSRRPLSDSQLEYAADDVVYLPRMYERMRSQLVELGRLAWLDRDFEDMADPARYATNERERYKRLKRVSQLSRRQLSAAREVAAWRELEAQRRDVPRKWVVTDEQIVEACKREARSIDDLFMVRGLSDRLSTKDARAVVALIAAAVDASPDTWPEPDRCGKNEPNVDAELDLMCALVRLRAKQNGVAFPTLASHDDLSRVARGYREGIDLLRGWRRALVGEELLELLEGRIALSIDGSELRVEHRD from the coding sequence GTGTACATAGCAAACCAAGAAAACCTCGTGGCGTTCGTCGAGCGCGCCATGCATTCCAGCGTGCTGGCCATCGATACGGAGTTTTTGCGCGAGAAGACCTACTATGCCAAGCTGTGCCTGATCCAGCTCGCGACCGACGACGAGACGGCCATCGTCGACCCCTTCGCCGTCGACGATTTGCGCGTGCTCGCGCCCGTGCTGCGCAACGAGAGCGTCATGAAGCTGTTCCATGCGGGCAACCAGGATCTCGAGATCCTGCTGCGCGAGGTGGGCGTGCTGCCTCATCCGCTGTTCGACACCCAGGTGGCCGCCGCGCTCTTGGGCCATACCCAGCAGATCGGCTACGCCGCGCTCGTGCACGCCGAGTGCGGCGTGACCCTCAAGAAGATCGACTCGTTCACCGACTGGTCGCGCCGCCCGCTGTCGGACTCGCAGCTGGAGTACGCGGCCGACGACGTGGTGTACCTGCCGCGCATGTACGAGCGCATGCGCTCGCAGCTCGTGGAGCTCGGGCGCCTCGCATGGCTCGACCGCGACTTCGAGGACATGGCCGACCCGGCGCGCTACGCCACGAACGAGCGCGAGCGCTACAAGCGGCTCAAGCGCGTCTCGCAGCTGTCACGGCGCCAGCTGTCGGCCGCGCGCGAGGTTGCGGCGTGGCGCGAGCTCGAGGCGCAGCGGCGCGACGTGCCGCGCAAGTGGGTGGTCACCGACGAGCAGATCGTCGAGGCCTGCAAGCGCGAGGCGCGCTCCATCGACGACCTGTTCATGGTTCGCGGGCTGTCCGACCGCCTGTCCACGAAGGACGCGCGCGCGGTGGTGGCCCTCATCGCGGCGGCGGTGGACGCCTCGCCCGACACCTGGCCCGAGCCCGACCGCTGCGGCAAGAACGAGCCCAACGTCGATGCGGAACTCGACCTCATGTGCGCGCTCGTGCGGTTGCGCGCGAAGCAGAACGGCGTGGCGTTTCCCACGCTGGCCAGCCACGACGACCTCTCGCGCGTGGCGCGGGGCTACCGCGAGGGCATCGACCTTCTGCGCGGGTGGCGCCGTGCGCTCGTGGGCGAGGAGCTGCTGGAGCTGTTGGAGGGCAGGATCGCGCTCAGCATCGACGGCTCGGAGCTGCGCGTGGAGCATCGGGACTGA
- a CDS encoding diacylglycerol/lipid kinase family protein has translation MKLLVINNLSSGFGEGAVYDFVRSFAQDGDEVCLRSTDGTTGVSTLLADAASFDAVIASGGDGTVATVSYMLANSGIPVLPFPAGTANLLALNLASPMEPHALAKMVREGRTLDFDLGEIDVADRKFGFGIMAGAGYDAAIMHGAEAGKRLFGPMAYLSAAIANPLPQKSHFTIDLDGERVESDGLGILLVNFSKIQFDITVTHDNKPRDGEFNVVVLKAKTAFDLIPAVFAGLLDRGGDFPDRTGALEIHRAREVRVEADPPMEVQYDGEATRLTTPFSARIVPRAARFFVSEEGYELFASE, from the coding sequence GTGAAACTGCTCGTCATCAACAACCTCTCGTCCGGCTTCGGGGAAGGAGCCGTCTACGACTTCGTGCGCTCGTTCGCCCAAGACGGCGACGAGGTGTGCTTGCGCTCGACGGACGGGACCACCGGCGTGAGCACCCTGCTCGCCGACGCCGCATCGTTCGACGCCGTCATCGCGAGCGGGGGCGACGGCACCGTGGCCACGGTCAGCTACATGCTGGCCAACTCGGGCATCCCCGTCCTGCCCTTCCCCGCCGGCACCGCGAACCTGCTCGCGCTCAACCTGGCCTCGCCCATGGAGCCGCACGCGCTGGCGAAGATGGTGCGCGAGGGCCGCACGCTCGACTTCGACCTCGGCGAGATCGACGTGGCGGACCGCAAGTTCGGCTTCGGCATCATGGCGGGCGCGGGCTACGACGCCGCCATCATGCACGGCGCCGAGGCCGGCAAGCGCCTGTTCGGACCCATGGCCTACCTTTCGGCCGCCATCGCGAACCCCCTGCCGCAGAAGTCGCACTTCACCATCGACCTCGACGGCGAGCGGGTGGAGAGCGACGGCCTGGGCATCCTGCTCGTGAACTTCTCCAAGATACAGTTCGACATCACGGTGACGCACGACAACAAGCCGCGCGACGGCGAGTTCAACGTGGTGGTGCTCAAGGCGAAGACCGCCTTCGACCTGATCCCCGCCGTGTTCGCCGGCCTCCTCGACCGCGGCGGCGACTTCCCCGACCGCACGGGAGCCCTGGAGATCCACCGCGCCCGCGAGGTGCGCGTCGAGGCCGACCCGCCCATGGAAGTGCAGTACGACGGCGAGGCGACGCGCCTCACGACGCCGTTCTCGGCGCGCATCGTCCCGCGCGCCGCGCGCTTCTTCGTCAGCGAAGAAGGCTACGAGCTGTTCGCCTCCGAGTAA